The Snodgrassella alvi wkB2 genome window below encodes:
- the ftsY gene encoding signal recognition particle-docking protein FtsY, giving the protein MFGFFKRKKNTEPVAEQPVPAPHQQENSEQLQNIADDSAQAEVIPQPEPAISDPVAEKTEQADTASVQPQAETEQDIIVPTAVDEPAAIAVTDDTASSVQTPVATENTVVIAAEPDTVSEQTEKPAKLSWTARLKQGLSKSRNQMAKSLASVFGGGKIDEDLYEELETVLLTSDMGIEATEKLLAQVRQRVTLKGLKNGDELRSALKEALYELLLPLDQPLILPDDKKPFVIMMAGVNGAGKTTSIGKLAKYFQSQGKSVLLAAGDTFRAAAREQLQQWGERNNVTVIAQASGDSAAVCYDALEAAKARGIDVVLADTAGRLPTQLHLMEEIKKVKRVLQKSLPDAPHEVMLVLDANVGQNAINQVVAFDDALGLTGLIVSKLDGTAKGGILAALAAKRPVPVRFIGVGEGIDDLRPFDARAFVDALIEDE; this is encoded by the coding sequence ATGTTTGGATTTTTTAAACGAAAAAAAAATACTGAGCCAGTTGCTGAACAGCCCGTACCGGCCCCTCACCAGCAGGAAAACTCAGAACAATTACAGAATATAGCTGATGATTCTGCTCAGGCTGAAGTAATACCGCAGCCTGAACCGGCTATCAGTGATCCTGTTGCAGAAAAAACTGAGCAGGCCGACACCGCTTCTGTTCAACCTCAGGCCGAAACGGAACAAGATATTATTGTACCCACAGCAGTAGATGAACCGGCAGCCATTGCTGTAACAGACGATACTGCCTCATCAGTTCAGACACCTGTCGCTACTGAAAACACAGTTGTGATAGCTGCTGAGCCGGATACAGTGAGTGAGCAGACAGAAAAACCGGCTAAACTGAGCTGGACTGCACGGCTAAAACAGGGGCTGAGCAAATCCCGCAATCAAATGGCCAAATCTCTGGCTTCAGTGTTTGGCGGCGGTAAAATCGACGAAGATTTGTATGAAGAACTGGAAACCGTATTGCTTACCAGTGATATGGGAATTGAAGCCACAGAAAAACTGCTGGCGCAGGTGCGTCAGCGGGTTACCCTGAAAGGGCTGAAAAACGGAGATGAGCTGCGCAGTGCTCTGAAAGAAGCCCTGTATGAATTACTGTTGCCACTGGATCAGCCACTGATTTTACCGGATGATAAAAAGCCCTTTGTGATTATGATGGCTGGTGTGAACGGTGCCGGTAAAACTACCAGTATCGGTAAACTGGCGAAATATTTTCAAAGTCAGGGTAAAAGCGTGCTGCTGGCTGCCGGTGATACCTTTCGTGCAGCAGCCCGCGAACAATTGCAGCAATGGGGTGAGCGCAATAATGTCACCGTGATTGCTCAGGCTTCCGGCGATTCAGCAGCAGTCTGTTATGATGCTCTGGAGGCGGCCAAAGCACGCGGTATTGATGTGGTACTGGCAGACACTGCCGGTCGCCTGCCTACTCAGCTGCATCTGATGGAAGAAATCAAAAAAGTAAAACGCGTCCTGCAAAAATCCTTGCCTGATGCTCCGCATGAAGTCATGCTGGTACTGGATGCCAATGTGGGTCAGAATGCCATCAATCAGGTTGTAGCCTTTGATGATGCGCTCGGATTAACTGGTCTGATTGTTTCCAAACTGGATGGTACAGCCAAAGGCGGTATTCTCGCGGCACTGGCAGCCAAGCGACCGGTTCCGGTACGCTTTATCGGCGTAGGTGAAGGTATTGATGATTTACGCCCGTTTGATGCCCGAGCATTTGTAGATGCATTAATTGAGGATGAATAA
- a CDS encoding Type 1 glutamine amidotransferase-like domain-containing protein, with the protein MQTIFLTSYIAGTGQKLADFMQNNKINSKRVLFIPTAGNVEGYTKYIDEGKSVLTQLGLKLDLLDIATADIRQCHTAFSAAEIICITGGNTFYLLQELKRKNLDRLLAQRIAEGCVYIGESAGAIILAADIEYNKIMDDSSLAPELNNYTGLNCIDFYPLPHYIDEPFVQSARQTYAEYSKRLNLVTFNNSQAIVVINHNYVVV; encoded by the coding sequence ATGCAAACAATTTTTTTAACATCTTACATTGCCGGAACCGGTCAGAAGCTTGCCGATTTTATGCAGAACAATAAAATTAACAGCAAACGTGTCCTGTTTATCCCTACAGCCGGTAATGTTGAAGGCTACACAAAATATATAGATGAAGGTAAATCAGTATTAACACAGCTTGGATTGAAACTTGATTTACTGGATATCGCCACAGCGGATATCCGCCAGTGCCATACAGCTTTTTCGGCAGCAGAAATTATTTGCATAACCGGCGGTAATACATTTTATTTATTGCAGGAACTGAAAAGAAAAAATCTTGACCGGCTGCTTGCTCAAAGAATTGCTGAAGGCTGCGTTTATATTGGGGAATCTGCCGGTGCAATTATTCTGGCAGCAGACATAGAATATAATAAAATAATGGATGACAGCAGCCTGGCTCCGGAACTGAACAATTATACAGGTTTAAATTGCATCGATTTTTATCCTCTGCCGCATTATATTGATGAACCTTTTGTCCAGTCAGCCCGGCAAACCTATGCAGAATATAGTAAACGTTTGAATTTGGTAACTTTTAATAACTCTCAGGCTATTGTTGTTATTAATCATAACTATGTGGTGGTGTAA
- a CDS encoding 5' nucleotidase, NT5C type: MASKLILLDQDGVLADFEQGVRQLWQQTYQQPLPLKERRHFYLRDDMAPEFHRQLAQIYSSKGFFASLPPMQHGISAAKRLLEAGHDVRICTSPIQDYHYCVSEKFDWVCQHLGEDWMQRIILTKDKTWVRGDILIDDKPQISGSLVPQWQHWIYDQPYNRHQTELYRINWEQPETWSELLNN; the protein is encoded by the coding sequence ATGGCATCTAAATTGATTTTGCTTGATCAGGATGGTGTTCTGGCCGACTTTGAGCAGGGAGTAAGACAACTATGGCAGCAAACCTATCAGCAACCGCTGCCTCTCAAAGAACGCAGACATTTTTACCTGCGTGATGATATGGCTCCCGAATTTCACCGGCAACTGGCGCAAATTTATAGCAGTAAAGGTTTTTTTGCTTCATTACCGCCTATGCAGCATGGTATTTCAGCAGCTAAGCGCCTGCTGGAGGCCGGCCATGATGTGCGTATTTGTACCTCGCCTATACAGGATTATCACTATTGTGTATCCGAAAAATTTGACTGGGTATGCCAGCATCTGGGTGAAGACTGGATGCAGCGCATAATTCTGACCAAAGATAAAACCTGGGTGCGCGGCGATATTCTGATTGATGATAAACCTCAGATAAGCGGCAGTCTGGTGCCGCAATGGCAACACTGGATTTATGATCAGCCCTATAATCGGCATCAGACTGAATTGTATCGGATAAACTGGGAACAACCGGAAACATGGTCTGAATTACTAAATAATTAA
- the ruvA gene encoding Holliday junction branch migration protein RuvA gives MISRLRGIILEKNPPVVVLDVHGVGYEAQVSMQTFYTLPAAGEETALYTQLVVREDAHLLFGFGSREERETFRALVKVSGIGAKSALGILSALTSEELAAAIATEDIKRLTAAPGIGKKTAERMVLELRGKLAAASDDATGLFTQNTAGNNEDIINTLLALGYTDKEARTACKNIPAGTDVSEGVRLALKNML, from the coding sequence ATGATTAGCCGTTTACGCGGAATCATATTGGAAAAAAATCCGCCGGTAGTGGTACTGGATGTTCATGGCGTAGGCTATGAAGCTCAGGTTTCCATGCAAACCTTTTATACTTTACCGGCCGCAGGTGAAGAAACTGCACTGTATACTCAGCTGGTCGTGCGTGAAGATGCTCATCTGCTATTTGGTTTCGGCTCCCGCGAAGAACGGGAAACATTCCGTGCATTAGTAAAGGTAAGCGGTATCGGAGCCAAAAGTGCTCTGGGTATTTTATCCGCACTGACCAGTGAGGAGCTGGCTGCTGCTATTGCTACTGAAGATATTAAACGTCTGACAGCTGCACCAGGCATCGGTAAAAAAACCGCCGAACGCATGGTACTGGAATTGCGTGGCAAACTTGCCGCCGCCAGTGATGATGCTACCGGTTTGTTTACACAGAATACAGCCGGCAATAACGAAGATATTATTAATACATTGCTTGCTTTAGGCTATACCGATAAAGAAGCCCGTACTGCCTGTAAAAATATACCGGCAGGTACGGATGTCAGTGAAGGTGTACGGCTGGCTTTAAAAAACATGCTATAA
- a CDS encoding septal ring lytic transglycosylase RlpA family protein: MIRIKLLFISVAMVLGLSAAYAGPSGNLSAPVYHPKKSVSNLTVVPAEHLHKTANLSYQVAGKRYYPLQKVASFSQVGKASYYGKNFHGRKTSSGERFDSQMLTAAHPTLPIPSYARVTNLSNGKTVVVRINDRGPFHANRVMDVSYAAAQQLGFVRAGTAQVRVEQILPGERLQPAGTSGNIYVDLQKFDSKEQAQKYLKTTSRHLQSAGSEQQAKLVKVQNSYVVRMGPFKQQQRADEAKKSMLTVL; this comes from the coding sequence TTGATCAGAATTAAATTGTTATTTATTAGTGTTGCCATGGTACTTGGATTGAGTGCGGCATATGCCGGACCATCAGGTAATTTGTCTGCACCAGTTTATCATCCCAAAAAATCAGTATCTAATCTTACAGTAGTACCCGCAGAGCATCTGCATAAAACAGCTAATCTTAGCTATCAGGTAGCGGGCAAACGTTATTATCCGCTACAAAAAGTGGCCAGTTTCAGTCAGGTAGGTAAAGCTTCCTACTATGGCAAAAATTTTCATGGCCGTAAAACTTCATCAGGCGAGCGCTTTGACAGCCAGATGCTGACAGCCGCCCATCCGACTTTACCTATCCCCAGTTATGCACGGGTAACCAACCTGTCCAATGGAAAGACAGTGGTTGTACGTATTAATGATCGCGGTCCCTTTCATGCTAACCGGGTAATGGATGTGTCCTATGCTGCCGCACAGCAGTTAGGGTTTGTACGTGCCGGTACTGCTCAGGTACGGGTAGAGCAGATTCTGCCCGGAGAGCGTCTGCAACCGGCAGGTACCAGTGGTAATATTTACGTGGATCTGCAGAAATTTGACAGTAAGGAGCAGGCTCAGAAATATCTGAAAACCACTTCACGTCATTTACAGAGTGCAGGAAGCGAACAGCAGGCTAAGCTTGTGAAAGTTCAAAACAGCTATGTTGTCCGCATGGGTCCGTTTAAACAGCAGCAGCGTGCCGATGAGGCCAAAAAATCAATGCTGACTGTATTGTAA
- a CDS encoding ComF family protein, translated as MSITSLLTSFWHACIGAPHCLLCHDCADVSGLCRSCRQDMAALRRSDTDICLRCRAGGLTAGVCEQCGQKWPFTTLYASYRYAAPLQQMLRAFKHQRQLALLDTLAALMLAQPPQWLEKVKIDAVLAMPLSRRRLFERGFNQSQLLAAIIARHYTLPVVTPDWIERCHRPPQSTLKKSARLHNVRGVFRLNSAVKKRNLLLIDDVVTTGATIFELAQTLKKSGVAQVYVWTLAHPE; from the coding sequence ATGAGTATAACTTCATTGCTTACTTCATTCTGGCACGCCTGCATCGGCGCACCGCACTGTTTATTATGCCACGATTGTGCGGATGTCTCAGGTTTGTGCCGGTCATGCAGGCAGGATATGGCTGCTTTGCGGCGTTCTGATACTGATATCTGTCTGCGTTGCCGTGCCGGCGGGCTGACAGCCGGAGTGTGTGAACAGTGCGGCCAGAAGTGGCCTTTTACAACCTTATATGCCAGTTACCGTTATGCTGCACCATTACAGCAAATGCTGCGTGCATTTAAGCATCAGCGGCAGCTTGCTTTACTGGATACGCTGGCAGCACTGATGCTGGCACAGCCGCCGCAGTGGCTGGAGAAGGTAAAAATAGATGCTGTACTGGCTATGCCGCTGAGCCGCAGGCGCCTGTTTGAGCGTGGTTTCAATCAGAGCCAGTTACTGGCTGCAATCATTGCCAGGCACTATACCTTGCCGGTAGTGACACCAGACTGGATAGAGCGTTGTCACCGGCCACCGCAATCAACTTTAAAAAAATCAGCACGTTTGCATAATGTACGCGGTGTATTTCGCCTTAATAGCGCAGTTAAAAAACGTAACTTGTTGTTAATAGATGATGTTGTGACCACCGGCGCAACAATTTTCGAATTGGCTCAGACCCTTAAGAAATCAGGTGTTGCGCAGGTTTATGTCTGGACACTCGCACATCCGGAATGA
- the bioH gene encoding pimeloyl-ACP methyl ester esterase BioH, producing MITPSQTLLIHGWGANHHIFDLLQAYLPAPWQQNWYTPDLPGHGCAPFNGNFSIDSIADQLAAQLMAPAHLLGWSLGGMVALTLAARYPEKVATLCLTASLVRLLADSDYPQGLKRTSLNIMADKFREDYPKYMQQFLQLQMLYADTSAQASVNSLIPAICQYGPPAALNAALHALEQADLRPLLSSINCPVLLVYGDRDAITPPRMGEYIHQRLPQSEWCLLPQAAHTPFLSHPDQFARALCQFWERHT from the coding sequence ATGATCACACCTTCGCAAACGTTATTGATACATGGCTGGGGCGCTAACCACCATATATTCGACCTTTTACAAGCATATCTGCCAGCCCCATGGCAACAAAACTGGTATACCCCGGACCTGCCCGGGCATGGCTGTGCACCGTTTAACGGCAATTTCAGTATAGACAGTATTGCAGACCAGCTGGCCGCACAGCTTATGGCTCCTGCACATCTGCTTGGCTGGTCACTGGGCGGGATGGTGGCACTGACTCTGGCTGCCCGCTATCCGGAGAAAGTAGCCACACTGTGTCTGACTGCCAGTCTGGTCAGACTATTGGCCGACAGCGATTATCCGCAAGGGCTGAAACGTACCAGCCTCAATATTATGGCCGATAAATTTCGTGAAGATTATCCCAAATACATGCAGCAGTTTCTACAATTACAGATGCTGTATGCAGACACTTCAGCACAAGCCAGTGTTAACAGCCTGATACCGGCTATCTGTCAGTATGGACCGCCTGCTGCTCTTAACGCGGCTTTGCATGCGTTAGAACAGGCTGATTTACGCCCTTTACTCAGTAGCATAAACTGTCCGGTATTACTGGTTTATGGTGATCGCGATGCCATTACCCCGCCACGTATGGGTGAATACATTCATCAGCGGCTGCCGCAAAGCGAATGGTGCCTCCTGCCACAGGCTGCACATACACCGTTTTTAAGCCATCCTGATCAATTTGCCCGTGCACTGTGCCAATTTTGGGAGCGACACACATGA
- a CDS encoding methyltransferase domain-containing protein encodes MTTLPHKPDWFLHAHLAATLDERLCILKQPPEQIILAAADGDESYRLLSMRYPHAHFQEYDSREAYLQAAQIIRKAKQNWWQKLHSNLPAQTVSDQLPGNQSADMVWSNLGLIHQNDPVAVIKNWAGALKPDGLLFFSHFGPDTLKEVMTLWRTEGIVVKTPNLIDMHDLGDMLFQHGFYDPVTDMDMLTLQYTNAERFIDDMRTAGLWQSLQFNSEIDAVRILANAWQSNDIQNVTLELVYGHGVKKQVLPDNTAPVQFYPSSTI; translated from the coding sequence ATGACAACTCTGCCACACAAGCCAGACTGGTTTCTCCATGCACATCTGGCCGCTACGCTGGATGAACGTCTGTGTATTCTGAAACAACCGCCGGAACAGATTATCCTCGCAGCAGCAGACGGTGATGAAAGTTACCGTTTGCTCAGCATGCGTTATCCGCATGCGCATTTTCAGGAGTATGACAGTCGCGAGGCTTATTTACAGGCAGCACAGATTATTCGCAAAGCCAAGCAAAACTGGTGGCAAAAACTCCACAGCAATCTGCCTGCACAAACCGTTTCCGACCAGCTTCCCGGCAACCAGTCTGCTGATATGGTCTGGAGTAACCTTGGTCTGATTCACCAGAATGATCCCGTGGCTGTTATCAAAAACTGGGCCGGCGCTTTAAAACCGGATGGTTTGCTTTTTTTCAGCCACTTTGGTCCGGATACCCTGAAAGAAGTCATGACACTTTGGCGTACAGAGGGTATAGTAGTGAAAACACCGAATCTGATCGATATGCACGATCTTGGGGACATGTTGTTTCAGCACGGTTTTTATGATCCGGTAACAGACATGGATATGCTGACTCTGCAATACACCAATGCAGAGCGCTTTATTGATGACATGCGCACAGCCGGACTATGGCAAAGTCTGCAATTTAACAGTGAAATCGATGCAGTTCGTATTCTGGCTAATGCATGGCAGAGCAATGATATTCAAAATGTTACACTTGAGCTGGTGTACGGACACGGTGTTAAAAAACAGGTACTGCCCGACAATACAGCACCAGTACAATTTTATCCCTCATCTACAATTTAG
- a CDS encoding patatin-like phospholipase family protein produces the protein MKFSALLRNSILIITTFVTITACKNTTPVTPPAPAKPRAVIGLALGGGVSKGFAHIGVIKVLQENHIPVRVVTGTSAGALVGSMYASGMSPDRLELEAEILNKTDLVDPVLSTSGFIKGQKLQDYINNKVRNKPIQQFPIRFGAVATEFGTGRMAVFNSGNAGQAVRASASIPNVFQPTVIGNKSYVDGGLVAPVPVTAAKQLGANVVIAVDISAKPARLTSQGFFSYLDQSLNIMSASALNSELSKAQVVIRPQVQKLGTVGGFDQKTQAIRLGEQAARAALPQIRAALAKYQVN, from the coding sequence ATGAAATTCTCGGCATTATTGCGTAATAGCATACTTATTATTACTACATTCGTTACCATCACTGCCTGCAAAAACACCACACCGGTTACCCCTCCTGCTCCGGCCAAACCTCGCGCTGTTATCGGGCTGGCGCTTGGAGGCGGAGTTTCTAAAGGCTTTGCGCATATAGGGGTAATTAAAGTCTTACAGGAAAACCATATTCCGGTACGGGTTGTTACCGGTACCAGTGCCGGTGCGCTGGTTGGCAGCATGTATGCTTCCGGTATGAGTCCCGACAGGCTGGAGCTTGAGGCTGAAATACTGAATAAAACCGATTTAGTTGATCCGGTACTGTCTACATCCGGCTTTATCAAAGGACAAAAACTGCAGGATTACATCAACAACAAAGTTCGCAATAAACCGATTCAGCAGTTTCCTATCCGTTTCGGCGCAGTGGCTACTGAATTCGGTACCGGCCGCATGGCTGTTTTCAACAGCGGTAATGCCGGACAGGCAGTACGCGCATCGGCCAGTATACCCAATGTTTTTCAGCCCACAGTAATCGGCAATAAAAGTTATGTCGATGGCGGTCTGGTTGCTCCGGTACCGGTCACAGCAGCCAAACAGCTGGGTGCCAATGTAGTTATTGCTGTAGATATATCTGCTAAACCGGCACGTCTGACCAGTCAGGGATTTTTTTCTTATCTTGACCAGAGCCTGAATATCATGAGCGCATCAGCCCTGAACAGCGAACTGAGCAAAGCTCAGGTCGTAATCCGTCCTCAGGTACAGAAACTGGGTACAGTAGGCGGTTTTGACCAGAAAACTCAGGCTATCCGGCTGGGTGAACAGGCTGCCAGAGCAGCCTTACCGCAAATTCGTGCGGCACTGGCAAAATATCAGGTTAACTAA
- a CDS encoding NADPH-dependent F420 reductase, translating into MKKIGIIGAGFIGQAWAKLFMQAGYQVMVSNSRGKNTLFSVASSIGCEIGSQEEAIEFAEIILIAIPFNNYLQLPAESMSNKVVLDTMNYYPDRDGHWPQLDKREITTSELVAQHFSKSKVVKVFNAILARDVIKDARPNDKLNRRAIPVAGNDLTAKQTVFKILDQVGYDFVDAGQLSDSWRFERAKPAYCVPLNIRQLQEALEQAQRNIDLPENSWK; encoded by the coding sequence ATGAAAAAGATTGGCATTATCGGAGCAGGATTTATTGGTCAGGCCTGGGCAAAGCTATTTATGCAGGCAGGCTATCAAGTGATGGTGAGTAATTCCAGAGGGAAAAATACATTGTTCAGTGTGGCCAGCAGCATAGGCTGTGAAATTGGAAGCCAGGAAGAAGCTATTGAGTTTGCAGAAATTATTCTGATTGCTATTCCATTTAATAATTATCTGCAACTACCTGCTGAATCAATGAGTAATAAAGTAGTATTAGATACCATGAACTATTATCCCGATCGCGACGGGCACTGGCCGCAATTAGATAAGCGCGAAATCACAACCAGTGAATTGGTTGCTCAGCATTTTTCGAAATCCAAAGTGGTTAAAGTTTTTAATGCGATTCTGGCAAGAGATGTTATTAAAGATGCCAGACCAAACGATAAATTAAACAGAAGAGCCATTCCTGTGGCAGGCAATGATTTAACTGCTAAACAAACTGTATTTAAAATATTGGATCAGGTCGGTTATGATTTTGTTGATGCCGGTCAGCTGTCTGATAGCTGGCGATTTGAGCGGGCTAAGCCTGCTTATTGTGTTCCGTTAAATATCCGGCAATTACAAGAGGCACTGGAGCAAGCCCAAAGAAATATTGATTTACCTGAAAATTCATGGAAATAA
- a CDS encoding LysR family transcriptional regulator, with translation MQAFILTVKTGSFAAASVSLNTSPQMIAKYIAFLENYLGLKLLNRTTRSQNLTEFGKQYYPKCLTILAEIQATKVLAQQFSEEPKGNLRISAPVSYGYYNLIPVISDFMKRYPKVEVDIQLSDRYVDLVQDNFDVVFRIGQLADSGLIARKLKPYQLTFAASPSYLAQHGVPSVPKDLEKHNCLIYQYMNPNKNDYLWPFMINGKKVNVSISGSLQSNETLVLAKAAIEGLGITMLPESMLSDAIRQNKLLPILQDFLPPAKEVHLLYTADRQRPSKHNIFIEFVVNAMS, from the coding sequence ATGCAAGCATTTATTCTGACCGTAAAAACCGGTTCTTTTGCCGCAGCGTCCGTTTCATTAAATACATCACCGCAAATGATTGCTAAATACATAGCATTTTTAGAAAATTATTTAGGATTAAAACTGCTTAACCGAACCACACGATCACAAAATCTGACAGAATTCGGCAAACAATATTACCCGAAATGCTTAACTATTTTAGCTGAAATCCAGGCAACTAAAGTACTTGCACAACAATTCAGTGAAGAGCCAAAAGGCAATTTAAGAATTAGTGCTCCCGTAAGCTATGGTTATTACAATTTAATACCGGTAATCAGCGATTTTATGAAACGCTATCCGAAAGTAGAAGTTGATATTCAATTAAGTGATCGCTATGTAGATTTGGTTCAGGACAATTTTGATGTTGTGTTCCGTATTGGCCAATTAGCTGATTCAGGTTTAATTGCGCGAAAATTAAAACCCTATCAACTCACTTTTGCTGCTTCTCCCAGTTATCTGGCTCAGCATGGTGTTCCGTCTGTACCAAAGGATTTAGAGAAGCACAATTGTCTTATTTATCAGTATATGAATCCAAATAAAAATGATTACCTTTGGCCATTTATGATAAATGGAAAAAAAGTTAATGTTTCTATATCAGGTTCATTACAAAGCAATGAGACTCTGGTATTAGCAAAAGCCGCAATTGAAGGACTGGGTATTACTATGTTGCCCGAATCCATGCTTAGCGATGCCATCAGACAAAATAAATTACTCCCCATATTACAAGATTTTTTACCACCGGCAAAAGAAGTACATCTGCTTTATACAGCCGACAGGCAACGGCCGTCAAAACACAATATTTTTATAGAATTTGTGGTTAATGCCATGTCTTAG
- a CDS encoding DUF6201 family protein, giving the protein MKKSIKWIKIIGLFAFFYWLCLFSSSSFYGNFNLYTTIKSEDGEYYANIYKHLPTSPISIMQILGGNKYFIVLYNKKGEELWRVSYFEYISEQVMYEMISFPDKTNNDFICATNHGLEGHDFSTTIRNHKVVSIK; this is encoded by the coding sequence ATGAAAAAAAGTATAAAATGGATAAAAATAATAGGTTTATTTGCTTTTTTCTATTGGCTGTGTCTGTTTTCGTCATCCAGTTTTTACGGAAATTTTAATCTTTATACAACCATAAAAAGTGAAGATGGTGAGTACTATGCCAATATATACAAACATCTGCCCACTTCACCAATTTCAATTATGCAAATATTAGGCGGTAATAAATATTTTATTGTCCTATATAATAAAAAGGGAGAAGAGTTATGGAGAGTATCTTATTTTGAATATATTAGTGAACAAGTAATGTATGAAATGATATCTTTTCCTGATAAAACAAATAATGATTTTATTTGTGCGACAAATCATGGTTTAGAAGGACACGATTTTTCTACAACCATACGTAATCATAAAGTAGTGTCAATTAAATAA
- a CDS encoding DUF6201 family protein, translating into MKHNIHIFFKNILRKNAVFIKIILVLIMVMWWWFFSSSSFYGDFNLSDTVEGVDGEYYINMYQHLPTTPLAVYELIQGKRYFYVLYNKQGKKIWRSPHYAYLSDGGIHSFMLPTKKSNLLKYFDEGRKIVDITNKIN; encoded by the coding sequence ATGAAACATAATATCCATATATTTTTTAAAAATATACTACGCAAAAATGCTGTATTTATAAAAATTATATTAGTGCTAATTATGGTGATGTGGTGGTGGTTTTTCTCGTCCTCCAGTTTTTATGGTGATTTTAATTTGTCCGACACAGTAGAAGGAGTGGATGGTGAGTATTACATAAATATGTATCAGCATCTGCCAACAACCCCGCTGGCAGTCTATGAATTGATACAGGGGAAGCGATATTTTTATGTTTTATATAACAAACAGGGTAAGAAAATATGGCGTTCACCTCATTATGCTTATCTAAGCGATGGTGGTATACATTCTTTTATGCTACCGACTAAAAAAAGTAATTTATTAAAATATTTTGATGAAGGCAGAAAAATAGTTGATATAACAAATAAAATAAATTAA
- a CDS encoding DUF6201 family protein: MKKSIKWIKIIGLFAFFYWLCLFSSSSFYGNFNLNSTVKSEDGEYYANIYKHLPTSPISIMQILGGNKYFVVLYNKKGEELWRCSYFEYLSKEAILYQEIFFPDKTGNSFLFFTDHGLEGHNFSTTIRNHKVVSIK; this comes from the coding sequence ATGAAAAAAAGTATAAAATGGATAAAAATAATAGGTTTATTTGCTTTTTTCTATTGGCTGTGTCTGTTTTCGTCATCCAGTTTTTACGGAAATTTTAATCTTAATTCAACAGTAAAAAGTGAAGATGGTGAGTACTATGCCAATATATACAAACATCTGCCCACTTCACCAATTTCAATTATGCAAATATTAGGCGGTAATAAATACTTCGTCGTTTTATACAATAAAAAGGGAGAAGAACTATGGAGATGCTCTTATTTTGAATATCTTAGTAAAGAGGCAATATTATATCAAGAAATTTTTTTTCCTGATAAAACGGGAAATAGTTTTCTATTTTTTACAGATCATGGTTTAGAAGGACACAATTTTTCTACAACCATACGTAATCATAAAGTAGTGTCAATCAAGTAA
- a CDS encoding DUF6201 family protein, with protein MKHNIHIFFKNILRKNAVFIKIILVLIMVMWWWFFSSSSFYGDFNLCNTINGEDREYYINVYEHLPTTPLAVYKLIQGKRYFYVLYNKQGKKIWHSPHYAYLYDNVNPLFIPTKDSKLLRYSEEDWSDADIKNKIKEVYGDIEHNQH; from the coding sequence ATGAAACATAATATCCATATATTTTTTAAAAATATACTACGCAAAAATGCTGTATTTATAAAAATTATATTAGTGTTAATTATGGTGATGTGGTGGTGGTTTTTCTCGTCCTCCAGTTTTTATGGTGATTTTAATCTGTGCAATACAATAAACGGAGAGGATCGTGAGTATTACATAAATGTATATGAGCATCTGCCAACAACTCCATTGGCGGTTTATAAATTGATACAGGGGAAGCGATATTTTTATGTTTTATATAACAAACAAGGTAAGAAAATATGGCATTCCCCCCATTATGCTTATCTATACGATAATGTAAATCCTTTGTTTATTCCTACTAAAGACAGTAAATTATTAAGATATTCAGAAGAGGACTGGAGTGACGCTGATATAAAAAATAAAATCAAGGAAGTATACGGTGATATAGAGCATAATCAGCATTAA